The Candidatus Binatota bacterium genome has a window encoding:
- a CDS encoding amidohydrolase, whose protein sequence is MSNDSATTGTAARCLVVSSDCHAGLPPEQYRAYVDPEYRETFDLALPIQIEKTEEASRVFLVDEVNDEWRKGIERELSGAWDSDIRLEVMDGDGCAGEVIFPDGITEMNMPPFGAGLSLPTEEIVPELQWAGARAHNRWLAELCAQAPERRAGVAIVPALWDVDEAVKEARWAHDNGLRSVLLPTCWGREPAWNHRRYDPLWEICEDLGLVVNFHSGAAPMKDYGDGQGMVGIYISEVAWWTARPLTFMIWGGVFERYPRLKVAVTEGTAVWVPEFTALMDFRYEETHFAAKLGDYRSHLSMKPSDYFRRNVFVGASCMSRREAEIRHEIGLGNMLWGSDYPHPEGAWPGTREQMSVTFKGLPADEVRAMLGGNAVRIYGFDADALAPVVERVGPRMEDITG, encoded by the coding sequence ATGAGCAACGATTCCGCCACCACGGGCACAGCCGCCCGTTGCCTCGTTGTATCGTCGGACTGCCACGCGGGCCTGCCGCCCGAGCAGTACCGTGCTTACGTTGACCCCGAGTACCGCGAAACTTTTGACCTCGCGCTGCCTATACAGATTGAGAAAACCGAGGAGGCGTCGCGTGTCTTTCTCGTGGACGAGGTCAACGACGAGTGGCGCAAGGGCATCGAGCGCGAGCTGTCGGGCGCTTGGGACTCAGACATAAGACTCGAGGTAATGGACGGCGATGGTTGCGCCGGCGAGGTTATTTTTCCCGACGGCATTACCGAGATGAACATGCCGCCCTTCGGTGCAGGACTGTCGCTGCCTACCGAGGAGATCGTGCCCGAGCTGCAGTGGGCGGGTGCGCGCGCGCATAACCGGTGGTTGGCCGAACTGTGCGCGCAGGCGCCCGAGCGGCGCGCAGGGGTGGCGATCGTGCCGGCACTGTGGGACGTGGACGAGGCGGTCAAAGAGGCACGGTGGGCCCACGACAACGGCCTGCGGTCGGTGCTGCTGCCCACTTGCTGGGGCCGCGAGCCAGCGTGGAATCACCGCCGTTACGATCCGCTGTGGGAGATTTGCGAAGATCTCGGCCTGGTCGTCAACTTTCATTCTGGTGCTGCTCCCATGAAGGACTACGGCGATGGCCAGGGGATGGTGGGTATTTATATCAGCGAGGTGGCGTGGTGGACCGCGCGGCCGCTGACCTTCATGATCTGGGGCGGCGTGTTCGAGCGCTACCCGCGCCTGAAGGTAGCGGTGACCGAGGGCACGGCGGTGTGGGTGCCGGAGTTCACGGCGCTGATGGATTTTCGTTACGAGGAGACGCACTTTGCAGCCAAGCTGGGCGACTACCGCAGTCACCTGTCGATGAAGCCAAGCGATTATTTTCGTCGCAATGTTTTCGTGGGGGCGTCGTGCATGTCGCGGCGCGAGGCTGAGATCCGTCATGAGATAGGCCTGGGCAACATGCTGTGGGGCTCGGACTATCCTCACCCCGAGGGCGCCTGGCCCGGCACCCGCGAGCAGATGAGCGTTACTTTTAAAGGTCTGCCCGCTGACGAGGTGCGCGCCATGCTGGGCGGCAACGCTGTCCGGATCTATGGCTTTGACGCCGACGCCCTGGCGCCGGTGGTGGAGCGCGTCGGCCCGCGCATGGAAGACATCACCGGCTGA
- a CDS encoding aromatic ring-hydroxylating dioxygenase subunit alpha encodes MTDRAAPPIPNGWYAVAWSKEIEPGGVKRVYAFEKELVVFRTESGKATIFDAYCPHLGAHLGEGGTVVGENLRCPFHHWQFDTDGSCVDIPYAKRVPPKACVGTWPVVECAGMVFAWHHALGEPPFFEVPEVPEYNHADWAEPHSWEIEVETHVQDMAENNCDPPHFLFVHENEEVPESEIEYLDGGMTMRMASSSERETVIGTYTSELERHTWCIGLAGVRVKGVGDAGLLMFSSTTPITRTHSHSRWVFMVTRNLEGSAGQEFIDTMKEGVQQDMAIWNNKMHRADPLLCEGDRFLAEFRRWTRQFYSEPVGPERVEAPALATGEAAPA; translated from the coding sequence GCAAGGAAATTGAGCCCGGTGGGGTCAAGCGCGTGTACGCGTTTGAGAAAGAACTCGTCGTGTTTCGTACCGAGTCGGGCAAGGCCACGATTTTTGACGCGTACTGCCCGCACCTGGGCGCCCACCTGGGCGAGGGTGGTACGGTTGTTGGCGAGAACCTGCGCTGCCCGTTCCACCACTGGCAGTTCGACACCGACGGCAGCTGCGTTGATATTCCCTACGCAAAGCGTGTCCCGCCCAAGGCCTGCGTGGGTACATGGCCGGTGGTCGAGTGCGCCGGGATGGTGTTTGCGTGGCACCACGCGCTGGGGGAGCCGCCGTTTTTCGAGGTGCCCGAAGTGCCCGAGTACAACCACGCAGACTGGGCCGAGCCCCACAGCTGGGAGATAGAAGTGGAGACCCACGTTCAGGACATGGCCGAGAATAACTGCGACCCGCCTCACTTTCTTTTCGTGCACGAGAACGAGGAAGTGCCCGAGTCGGAGATCGAGTATCTCGACGGCGGGATGACCATGCGCATGGCGAGTTCGAGCGAGCGCGAGACGGTGATCGGCACTTACACCTCCGAGCTGGAGCGCCACACCTGGTGCATCGGCCTGGCCGGTGTCAGGGTAAAGGGCGTCGGTGACGCGGGCTTGTTGATGTTTTCGTCGACCACGCCGATCACGCGCACCCATTCTCACTCGCGCTGGGTGTTCATGGTGACGCGCAACCTGGAGGGTAGCGCCGGCCAGGAGTTTATCGACACCATGAAGGAAGGCGTGCAGCAGGACATGGCGATATGGAACAACAAGATGCACCGCGCCGACCCGTTGCTCTGCGAGGGCGATCGCTTCCTGGCCGAGTTCAGGCGTTGGACCAGGCAGTTTTATTCTGAGCCCGTGGGCCCGGAGCGTGTCGAAGCGCCAGCACTCGCTACGGGCGAGGCCGCCCCGGCATGA
- a CDS encoding SDR family NAD(P)-dependent oxidoreductase has translation MKDYAEKTAVVTGGASGIGLALGRELAARGARVVLADIEQAALDRAVAGLLETGGQAHGVVTDVSDYESVVALERRAVELGDGKVHLLFNNAGVGVYEDLPLWELPLVDWKWTLDVNLWGVIHGLRAFVPGMLAHGEPGHVVNTSSGNGGLTLLPTTPIYSTSKAAVSTLTEALHLQLVAAGAAIRASVLYPGPHMVSSNIFTAFRNRPSGLLRDDGQQTPPTLDEIREMVTGMGQELELTSPEQVAAMAMSALDDDEYWILEMREDTEAAVRARFENILHRHTP, from the coding sequence ATGAAAGACTACGCTGAAAAAACGGCTGTCGTTACTGGAGGCGCCAGCGGCATAGGCCTGGCCTTGGGCCGTGAGCTGGCGGCGCGCGGTGCGCGGGTGGTGCTGGCCGATATAGAACAGGCTGCGCTCGACCGGGCAGTGGCTGGCTTGCTCGAGACCGGTGGCCAGGCCCACGGGGTGGTCACTGACGTGAGCGACTACGAGTCGGTGGTCGCGCTTGAGCGTCGCGCGGTCGAACTGGGTGACGGCAAGGTGCACCTGCTGTTCAACAACGCGGGGGTGGGCGTGTACGAGGACCTGCCGCTGTGGGAGCTACCGCTGGTCGATTGGAAGTGGACACTCGACGTCAACCTGTGGGGGGTGATCCACGGACTGCGCGCGTTCGTGCCCGGCATGCTGGCGCATGGCGAGCCCGGGCACGTGGTCAACACGAGTTCGGGCAACGGCGGGCTTACCTTGTTGCCGACCACGCCGATCTACTCGACCAGTAAGGCGGCAGTGAGCACGCTGACCGAAGCGTTACACCTGCAGCTGGTGGCGGCCGGCGCGGCCATTCGCGCGTCGGTGCTGTACCCGGGGCCGCACATGGTGTCGAGCAATATTTTTACGGCGTTTCGCAACCGCCCGAGTGGGTTGCTGCGTGACGACGGTCAGCAGACTCCGCCCACGCTAGACGAGATTCGCGAGATGGTGACTGGCATGGGCCAGGAATTGGAACTTACAAGCCCCGAACAGGTGGCAGCCATGGCCATGAGCGCGCTCGATGACGACGAGTACTGGATACTGGAGATGAGAGAAGACACCGAGGCCGCCGTCCGCGCTCGCTTCGAAAACATCCTCCACCGCCATACCCCTTGA